A window of the Oncorhynchus masou masou isolate Uvic2021 chromosome 13, UVic_Omas_1.1, whole genome shotgun sequence genome harbors these coding sequences:
- the LOC135551885 gene encoding sorting nexin-10A-like isoform X3 produces MCFRKKTSSVRRRYSEFVWLRQRLQDNTMLIELPKLPPRNPFFSMKNPYKVNQRMNGLREFLEIILQDPLLLSDSRVHLFLQSQLSTTKMEACVLGRTRYTVAQAIQMCRDCHRTRFPIEKGSKVYFNSDYESLTSTTSSLGHSHDSGVPQSPSPLPFLFRTFSLTSTTSSLGHSHDSGVPQSPSPLPFDCSTCENSDCNIRVRDEGFFSSLSESSCDQEHMAP; encoded by the exons ATGTGTTTTAGGAAGAAGACTTCCTCTGTGCGGAGGCGATACAGTGAGTTTGTTTGGCTCCGGCAGCGTCTGCAGGACAACACTATGCTCAT AGAGTTGCCCAAACTGCCTCCCCGGAACCCTTTCTTCAGTATGAAAAACCCCTACAAGGTCAACCAGAGGATGAATGGCCTGCGGGAGTTTCTAGAGAT TATCCTCCAGGACCCCCTGctgctgtctgacagtagagTGCACCTGTTCCTCCAATCCCAGCTGAGTACGACCAAGATGGAGGCATGTGTCTTGGGCCGGACACGCTACACAGTGGCACAGGCCATCCAGATGTGTCGCGACTGTCACCGCACACGCTTCCCCATAGAGAAGGGCAGCAAGGTGTACTTCAACTCAGACTATGAAAG CCTCACCAGCACCACGTCAAGTCTGGGCCACAGCCATGACTCTGGGGTCCCCCAGAGCCCCAGCCCTCTGCCCTTCTTATTCCGTACTTTCAGCCTCACCAGCACCACGTCAAGTCTGGGCCACAGCCATGACTCTGGGGTCCCCCAGAGCCCCAGCCCTCTACCCTTTGACTGCAGCACCTGTGAAAATTCTGACTGCAACATTCGCGTCCGGGATGAGGGATTCTTCAGCAGTCTGTCAGAGTCGTCGTGTGACCAGGAACACATGGCGCCCTGA
- the LOC135551885 gene encoding sorting nexin-10B-like isoform X2 yields the protein MEIDSLMKQEFVSVWVQEPQFHKDDFWHTHVDYEICLHTNSMCFRKKTSSVRRRYSEFVWLRQRLQDNTMLIELPKLPPRNPFFSMKNPYKVNQRMNGLREFLEIILQDPLLLSDSRVHLFLQSQLSTTKMEACVLGRTRYTVAQAIQMCRDCHRTRFPIEKGSKVYFNSDYESLTSTTSSLGHSHDSGVPQSPSPLPFLFRTFSLTSTTSSLGHSHDSGVPQSPSPLPFDCSTCENSDCNIRVRDEGFFSSLSESSCDQEHMAP from the exons ATGGAGATTGACAGTCTAATGAAACAG GAGTTTGTCAGTGTCTGGGTCCAGGAGCCACAATTCCACAAAGATGACTTCTGGCACACGCACGTTGACTATGAGATCTGTTTACAT ACCAATAGCATGTGTTTTAGGAAGAAGACTTCCTCTGTGCGGAGGCGATACAGTGAGTTTGTTTGGCTCCGGCAGCGTCTGCAGGACAACACTATGCTCAT AGAGTTGCCCAAACTGCCTCCCCGGAACCCTTTCTTCAGTATGAAAAACCCCTACAAGGTCAACCAGAGGATGAATGGCCTGCGGGAGTTTCTAGAGAT TATCCTCCAGGACCCCCTGctgctgtctgacagtagagTGCACCTGTTCCTCCAATCCCAGCTGAGTACGACCAAGATGGAGGCATGTGTCTTGGGCCGGACACGCTACACAGTGGCACAGGCCATCCAGATGTGTCGCGACTGTCACCGCACACGCTTCCCCATAGAGAAGGGCAGCAAGGTGTACTTCAACTCAGACTATGAAAG CCTCACCAGCACCACGTCAAGTCTGGGCCACAGCCATGACTCTGGGGTCCCCCAGAGCCCCAGCCCTCTGCCCTTCTTATTCCGTACTTTCAGCCTCACCAGCACCACGTCAAGTCTGGGCCACAGCCATGACTCTGGGGTCCCCCAGAGCCCCAGCCCTCTACCCTTTGACTGCAGCACCTGTGAAAATTCTGACTGCAACATTCGCGTCCGGGATGAGGGATTCTTCAGCAGTCTGTCAGAGTCGTCGTGTGACCAGGAACACATGGCGCCCTGA
- the LOC135551885 gene encoding sorting nexin-10B-like isoform X1, which translates to MRFCPISPRFQSTMEIDSLMKQEFVSVWVQEPQFHKDDFWHTHVDYEICLHTNSMCFRKKTSSVRRRYSEFVWLRQRLQDNTMLIELPKLPPRNPFFSMKNPYKVNQRMNGLREFLEIILQDPLLLSDSRVHLFLQSQLSTTKMEACVLGRTRYTVAQAIQMCRDCHRTRFPIEKGSKVYFNSDYESLTSTTSSLGHSHDSGVPQSPSPLPFLFRTFSLTSTTSSLGHSHDSGVPQSPSPLPFDCSTCENSDCNIRVRDEGFFSSLSESSCDQEHMAP; encoded by the exons ATGCGGTTCTGTCCCATCTCCCCCAGATTCCAGTCTACGATGGAGATTGACAGTCTAATGAAACAG GAGTTTGTCAGTGTCTGGGTCCAGGAGCCACAATTCCACAAAGATGACTTCTGGCACACGCACGTTGACTATGAGATCTGTTTACAT ACCAATAGCATGTGTTTTAGGAAGAAGACTTCCTCTGTGCGGAGGCGATACAGTGAGTTTGTTTGGCTCCGGCAGCGTCTGCAGGACAACACTATGCTCAT AGAGTTGCCCAAACTGCCTCCCCGGAACCCTTTCTTCAGTATGAAAAACCCCTACAAGGTCAACCAGAGGATGAATGGCCTGCGGGAGTTTCTAGAGAT TATCCTCCAGGACCCCCTGctgctgtctgacagtagagTGCACCTGTTCCTCCAATCCCAGCTGAGTACGACCAAGATGGAGGCATGTGTCTTGGGCCGGACACGCTACACAGTGGCACAGGCCATCCAGATGTGTCGCGACTGTCACCGCACACGCTTCCCCATAGAGAAGGGCAGCAAGGTGTACTTCAACTCAGACTATGAAAG CCTCACCAGCACCACGTCAAGTCTGGGCCACAGCCATGACTCTGGGGTCCCCCAGAGCCCCAGCCCTCTGCCCTTCTTATTCCGTACTTTCAGCCTCACCAGCACCACGTCAAGTCTGGGCCACAGCCATGACTCTGGGGTCCCCCAGAGCCCCAGCCCTCTACCCTTTGACTGCAGCACCTGTGAAAATTCTGACTGCAACATTCGCGTCCGGGATGAGGGATTCTTCAGCAGTCTGTCAGAGTCGTCGTGTGACCAGGAACACATGGCGCCCTGA